GAAGGCGTGCACTTCCACCTCCCGGGTCGTTTCGCTGCAGTCGATCAACTGTTTGATGGCGGGTCCCGGTCCGTCGGCCCGGGGTATGATCTTCAAGCGCCAGGCGGGGGTCAGGGCCGGCATGATGTCCTGGCCGGCATCGGTGGCGGGCGCGGGACAAGCGTCGGGCGCGGCACCGGCGTCGGGCGCGGCGCCGCATTCACTGCCGCCACCGGAATCATTGTCGGATCCGGCATCCTTTGGAGCGCTGGCATCCACGCTCGAGGCGATGCGCAACACCGGCACGCCGCCGTAGGAGGTCTCTGTCACCATGGACCGGTCCGCATGGGTCACCTTCAAGTCCGCGTACACCTTCGGCGTCCCGTAGATCTCCCGGCCCGCGGCGATTCCGGCGGGACCGTTGTGGAACACATGGGAGCAGTAGAACCCGGTCTGATCCCGGAAATGGCACTTCATCACGATAAACGACTCTTCGAAAGGGCCGTAGTTTTTACAATCCGGCACCTCCAGGCCGGAGGCCACGCACAAACCGTCTTCTGCCGCCTGCAAGGGCTCCGGGAGAAAACTCTGTACAGCGGACGGTGCGGCGTGAAAGAAAACGAACTGGAACCGCACGTTTCGATAGGCCGCCGGAAGCGGGGGATAGAAGGGGCTTCCCGCCGGGATATTCCAGCCGTCATCGTGTTTGAGTCTCATTTCCGGTTCTCCAGCGACACGGTCCGGGTCTGGTCCGCACCCAGGGCAATCCAAGTTGCCGCGCCGGATTCAAATCCGCGCAGGTAAGATTCAGGATTCGTCCGCGACCTTGCAACTTGTCATTAACTTAATCGATCGACATATTAGGTACAGGATGAATCCGCTAACCTCTTCGTCAACGACTCCGCCAAGGTCTGCACCTGTGCTTGCAACGGCCGAATCAACTAGCAGTTGCGAGACCGTATAGTCTAACGCCAAAACCTAACCATGCCCAATTCCACGCCCAACATCATCTACATCCTCGCCGACGACATGGGATACGGCGACATGGGGTGCAACAACCCCGGTTCGAAGATCCCGACGCCCCACCTGGACCTGCTCGCCGAAGGAGGCATGCGCTTCACCGACGCCCACGCCCCGTCGAGCGTGTGCACACCGAGCCGGTATGCGCTGCTGACCGGACGGTACTGCTGGCGCACGCCCCTGCAGAACAGCGTCCTCTGGCCCTACGATCCGCCCCTGATCGAGCCCGGACGCCTCACCGCGGC
This genomic window from Gemmatimonadota bacterium contains:
- a CDS encoding acetoacetate decarboxylase family protein, with amino-acid sequence MRLKHDDGWNIPAGSPFYPPLPAAYRNVRFQFVFFHAAPSAVQSFLPEPLQAAEDGLCVASGLEVPDCKNYGPFEESFIVMKCHFRDQTGFYCSHVFHNGPAGIAAGREIYGTPKVYADLKVTHADRSMVTETSYGGVPVLRIASSVDASAPKDAGSDNDSGGGSECGAAPDAGAAPDACPAPATDAGQDIMPALTPAWRLKIIPRADGPGPAIKQLIDCSETTREVEVHAFAKGKGSIELGASPRCDLIPLKPLAYGDAFHLESSYTEGYARVVYDYLCENP